One Proteinivorax tanatarense DNA segment encodes these proteins:
- a CDS encoding L7Ae/L30e/S12e/Gadd45 family ribosomal protein — translation MISLLGFARKAGKLSLGSTAVEKSIKAKKAKLIIITEDASNNTKDNFYKKANSMHIPIIEKFNQKQLGNALGKSNTTVVSIVDKGFAKAILKKWEGGKYSVE, via the coding sequence GTGATATCCCTTTTGGGCTTTGCTCGAAAAGCTGGCAAATTAAGTCTTGGTAGCACAGCAGTGGAAAAAAGTATTAAAGCAAAAAAAGCTAAGTTAATTATAATTACAGAAGATGCTAGCAATAATACAAAAGATAATTTTTATAAGAAAGCAAATTCAATGCATATTCCCATAATTGAAAAATTCAACCAAAAACAATTAGGAAATGCTTTAGGAAAAAGTAATACTACGGTAGTTTCTATAGTTGATAAAGGATTTGCAAAAGCCATATTAAAAAAATGGGAAGGTGGAAAATACAGTGTAGAATAA
- a CDS encoding YlmC/YmxH family sporulation protein, which yields MRFSDLDSKEIINYSDGKKLGVVGNCDLVIDIESGNIKELIIPDKANVWNTLSGNTKNVNIPWKSIKKIGQDTIIVNVDQE from the coding sequence GTGCGTTTTTCTGATCTGGACAGCAAAGAAATAATAAATTATTCCGATGGAAAAAAACTAGGTGTTGTAGGTAATTGTGACTTAGTTATAGATATTGAATCAGGCAATATAAAGGAGTTGATTATTCCTGATAAAGCTAACGTCTGGAATACGCTTTCAGGTAATACTAAAAATGTAAATATACCGTGGAAATCAATAAAAAAAATTGGGCAAGATACCATAATTGTAAATGTTGATCAAGAATAA
- a CDS encoding DHH family phosphoesterase — MKDSLNTLINQLNKSSKFSLVAHPGPDGDSIGSIIALGLGLRFLGKTVSMYCTDTLPEQFKFIEETSLISLGKPSDLDSCIIALDCSDEKRLTDQGVEISAFTMSINIDHHPKNTCFADINYCDDSKVATAELIFEILKTLKVPITQPIANTLYLGIVTDSGFFSYENTSSDTHAIASELLESGVNPSVFKQNLEKKSISHYKVLSYFLNNIKLYINNRVAVLVAEKNDLLVHGLSDFQQIDDLVEYLRNIDGVEVAILIKCEPELLKFSFRSTSTLDVGEICRDFGGGGHKKAAGFSLKAQSHKKILADVLKTVEGKLNE; from the coding sequence ATGAAAGATAGTTTAAATACTTTAATTAATCAGCTTAATAAAAGCAGTAAATTTTCCTTAGTTGCTCATCCTGGGCCTGATGGAGATAGCATAGGTTCTATAATAGCCCTGGGTTTAGGGTTAAGGTTTTTAGGTAAAACAGTATCAATGTACTGTACAGATACTCTGCCTGAGCAATTTAAATTTATAGAAGAAACTAGTTTGATTTCCCTTGGCAAGCCATCTGATCTTGATAGCTGTATAATAGCTCTAGATTGTAGTGATGAAAAGCGTTTAACTGATCAAGGAGTAGAGATTTCAGCTTTTACTATGTCGATAAATATTGACCATCATCCTAAAAATACCTGTTTTGCTGATATCAACTATTGTGATGATAGTAAAGTAGCAACAGCTGAGCTTATTTTCGAAATATTAAAGACCTTAAAAGTGCCCATAACCCAACCTATAGCCAACACTCTTTATTTAGGGATTGTAACAGACTCTGGTTTTTTCTCATATGAGAATACTAGTTCAGATACCCATGCTATCGCAAGTGAGTTGCTAGAATCTGGGGTAAACCCCAGTGTATTTAAACAAAACTTGGAGAAAAAAAGCATAAGTCACTATAAAGTTTTATCTTACTTTTTAAACAACATCAAACTTTATATAAATAATAGAGTAGCAGTCCTCGTTGCCGAAAAAAACGACCTTTTAGTACATGGACTTAGTGATTTTCAACAAATTGACGACCTTGTAGAGTATCTCCGAAATATAGATGGAGTAGAAGTTGCTATTTTGATAAAATGTGAACCTGAGCTTCTAAAGTTTAGCTTTAGGTCTACCAGTACCCTAGATGTGGGTGAAATATGTCGCGATTTTGGTGGCGGAGGACATAAAAAAGCAGCTGGCTTTAGTTTAAAAGCCCAATCTCATAAAAAAATTTTAGCAGATGTTCTAAAGACTGTAGAAGGGAAGTTAAACGAATAA
- the truB gene encoding tRNA pseudouridine(55) synthase TruB — protein sequence MNGILNVLKPPGKTSHQVVAEIRKKLGIKKVGHTGTLDPNAAGVLPICVGKATRVSQYVLDFDKVYRAEVTLGKTSDTGDLYGNVIEKELPDNFSLSKNELNNILEKFTGEINQTPPMASAIKVKGKKLYEYYRQGEEVDIPTRKVKIYNIKLLEKPFDCKKFYIDVTCSKGTYIRTLCTDIGESIGTSGVMSFLLRTKVGPFEIDTAIPLSKIKRENVFDIMLPIDSALVHFPKLVLNEPSSDSIIHGRKVAINSEVKGVARVYNTAGEFLALARVKNNVLIPEKVYF from the coding sequence ATGAATGGCATATTAAATGTACTAAAACCACCAGGTAAAACTTCACATCAAGTGGTAGCTGAAATAAGAAAAAAGTTAGGCATAAAAAAAGTTGGGCACACTGGCACATTAGATCCTAATGCTGCTGGTGTGCTGCCTATATGTGTTGGCAAAGCAACGAGAGTTAGTCAATATGTCTTAGATTTTGACAAGGTTTATAGAGCTGAAGTAACTCTAGGGAAAACTTCAGACACAGGAGACCTATATGGAAATGTTATTGAAAAAGAGCTGCCAGATAATTTTTCATTAAGCAAAAATGAACTTAACAATATACTAGAAAAGTTTACAGGCGAAATTAATCAAACTCCTCCTATGGCCTCAGCTATAAAAGTAAAAGGTAAAAAATTATATGAATACTATAGACAAGGTGAAGAAGTTGATATTCCTACTAGAAAGGTTAAGATATATAATATTAAGTTGTTAGAGAAACCTTTTGATTGTAAAAAATTCTATATTGATGTAACTTGTTCTAAAGGAACATACATAAGAACCTTATGTACCGATATAGGTGAATCAATAGGCACTAGTGGTGTAATGTCATTTTTATTAAGAACAAAAGTTGGGCCATTTGAAATTGATACTGCTATCCCTTTGTCAAAAATAAAAAGAGAAAATGTTTTTGATATTATGTTGCCCATAGATTCAGCACTGGTTCATTTTCCAAAGCTGGTTCTAAATGAACCCAGTAGTGATTCTATAATTCATGGCAGAAAAGTTGCTATAAATTCAGAAGTAAAGGGAGTAGCAAGAGTTTATAACACTGCAGGAGAATTTTTAGCCTTAGCTCGAGTTAAAAATAATGTCTTAATCCCTGAAAAAGTATATTTTTAA
- a CDS encoding bifunctional riboflavin kinase/FAD synthetase, with translation MEVIFGIDNISPFKERSYVTIGNFDGYHKGHKLLVEKVQRKAIKGEGKSVLITFFPHPQSLFVSDFKIVNSLEVKIEKLRKTGVDYLIIIPFTHQFSNISAFEFVQDILIDKLNCKGVVIGYDFAFGKKGEGNGEFLKKYQQFSTEVVEAVTFNGLIASSTVLRKALLDGDIALYNNISGDYPLYTGVVVKGLGLGKKFGFATANFYLPSNLLFPKKGVYAVKVIVGTETFSGVANFGTKPTIGSNKLVVEVHIFGLEENLYGKKITLKLIQFLREEKQFCSKQKLITQVNEDIIRSKEILC, from the coding sequence ATGGAAGTAATATTTGGCATAGATAACATATCACCATTTAAAGAACGTTCTTATGTTACCATAGGCAATTTTGATGGTTATCACAAAGGTCATAAGCTATTAGTAGAGAAGGTACAGAGAAAAGCGATCAAAGGAGAGGGTAAATCTGTATTAATTACTTTCTTTCCCCATCCACAATCATTGTTTGTATCAGACTTTAAAATTGTAAATTCATTGGAAGTTAAAATAGAAAAGTTGAGAAAAACCGGAGTTGATTATTTAATAATAATACCTTTTACTCATCAATTCTCTAACATTTCCGCTTTCGAATTCGTTCAAGATATTTTAATAGATAAGCTTAATTGTAAAGGCGTTGTGATAGGATATGACTTTGCGTTTGGCAAAAAAGGAGAAGGTAATGGTGAGTTTTTAAAAAAGTATCAACAATTTTCTACCGAGGTTGTGGAGGCAGTAACTTTTAATGGTTTAATAGCATCAAGTACTGTTCTTAGAAAAGCACTGCTTGATGGGGATATTGCCCTTTATAATAATATTTCAGGAGATTATCCTTTATATACTGGTGTAGTAGTTAAGGGGCTGGGATTAGGAAAAAAATTCGGTTTTGCTACTGCCAATTTTTATCTACCCAGCAATTTATTATTTCCTAAAAAAGGTGTATATGCTGTTAAAGTAATAGTAGGTACGGAAACTTTCTCAGGAGTTGCTAACTTCGGAACTAAACCAACTATTGGTAGCAATAAACTTGTAGTAGAAGTCCATATTTTTGGTTTAGAGGAAAATTTATATGGGAAAAAAATAACTCTAAAATTAATACAATTTTTGCGAGAAGAAAAACAATTCTGCAGTAAACAGAAACTCATAACTCAGGTAAATGAGGATATAATAAGGTCTAAAGAAATTCTATGTTAG
- the infB gene encoding translation initiation factor IF-2, with product MSKKYRVYEVARDLSVSSKELVERLQGTKINVKNHMSTLSEEDVSYVYDLFIKVQEEKNNDNIDKKDTKETLIENTEDQKDQSKKNKTKNKKRGRNKQKKNEQSQITKDDQMNNKVVLTSDSITVAELAEQLQVSSTEIIKKLMSLGIMATLNQSLDVETVELVALEFDVTVEVKSEEEEKVDELDFDDKPEDLKPRSPVVTVLGHVDHGKTTLLDSIRNTKVTTGEAGGITQHIGAYQVRANENKITFIDTPGHAAFTAMRARGAQVTDIAILVVAADDGVMPQTVEAINHVKAAGVPIIVAVNKIDRPTANVDKIKQEMANYNLVPEEWGGDTVFAEVSALKGEGIDNLLEMIVLVSEMQELKANPNALASGTVIESKLDKGRGPVATVLIRRGTLHVGDSIASGTAYGKVRAMINDKGKNIKKAKPSTPVEILGLSEAPQAGESFRVMENDKTARNLAQQKLNKDKNELMQNNSAVSLDDLFKSIQEGEIKDLNIIVKADVQGSCEAIKHSLEKLSDEKVNVKVIHTGVGAVNENDVMLASASSAIIIGFNVRPDTSAQKTAKKDGVDLRLYRIIYDAIEDVKKAMQGLLEPEYEEVFVGKAEVRQTFKASKIGTIAGSYVTEGKMVKGYGVRLIRDGIVIYEGKLDTLKRFKDDVKEVNTGYECGILLENFNDVKDGDMVECFTEQEVKPV from the coding sequence ATGTCAAAAAAGTATAGAGTATATGAAGTGGCTCGGGACTTATCAGTTTCTAGTAAAGAACTAGTGGAGCGCTTGCAAGGAACAAAGATAAATGTAAAAAATCATATGAGCACTCTTTCTGAAGAAGATGTTAGTTATGTTTATGATTTGTTTATTAAAGTTCAGGAAGAAAAAAACAATGACAATATCGATAAAAAAGATACAAAAGAGACTTTAATAGAGAATACAGAAGATCAAAAAGACCAAAGCAAAAAAAACAAAACAAAAAATAAAAAAAGAGGTAGAAATAAGCAGAAAAAGAACGAACAATCACAGATAACAAAGGATGATCAAATGAATAATAAAGTAGTTTTAACAAGTGATAGTATAACAGTTGCAGAGTTAGCAGAACAGTTACAGGTTAGCTCTACAGAGATAATTAAAAAATTGATGTCTTTAGGAATTATGGCAACTTTAAATCAATCCTTAGATGTTGAAACAGTGGAATTGGTAGCGTTAGAGTTTGATGTTACTGTTGAAGTTAAATCTGAAGAAGAGGAAAAAGTTGATGAACTTGATTTTGACGACAAGCCAGAAGATTTAAAACCACGTTCGCCAGTGGTCACTGTTTTGGGGCATGTGGATCATGGTAAAACCACTCTTTTAGATTCAATTAGAAATACAAAAGTAACAACTGGTGAAGCTGGGGGGATAACCCAACATATAGGTGCATATCAAGTCCGAGCTAATGAAAATAAAATTACATTTATAGACACACCTGGGCATGCAGCTTTTACTGCAATGCGGGCAAGAGGTGCTCAAGTGACAGATATAGCAATTTTAGTAGTGGCGGCAGACGACGGAGTTATGCCTCAAACAGTTGAGGCGATCAATCATGTAAAAGCTGCCGGGGTACCGATTATAGTAGCGGTAAACAAAATAGATAGACCCACTGCTAACGTAGATAAAATTAAACAAGAAATGGCAAACTATAACCTTGTACCTGAAGAATGGGGTGGAGATACTGTTTTTGCAGAAGTTTCTGCTTTAAAAGGTGAAGGGATAGACAATTTGCTAGAGATGATTGTCTTAGTTTCAGAAATGCAGGAGTTAAAAGCTAACCCAAATGCCCTTGCCAGTGGTACGGTAATTGAATCTAAACTTGATAAAGGTCGAGGACCAGTTGCTACTGTACTAATTCGAAGAGGTACACTGCATGTTGGTGATTCCATAGCAAGTGGTACAGCTTATGGTAAAGTTAGAGCAATGATCAACGACAAAGGCAAAAATATAAAAAAAGCTAAGCCTTCAACACCTGTGGAAATCTTAGGTTTGTCAGAAGCCCCACAGGCAGGTGAGTCTTTTAGGGTAATGGAAAACGATAAAACAGCTAGGAACCTAGCACAACAAAAATTAAACAAAGACAAAAATGAGCTGATGCAAAACAATTCAGCTGTATCTTTAGATGATTTATTTAAGTCTATTCAAGAAGGGGAAATTAAAGATTTAAATATAATTGTTAAAGCTGATGTGCAAGGGTCCTGCGAAGCAATTAAGCATTCATTAGAAAAATTGTCTGATGAAAAGGTAAATGTCAAAGTTATTCATACCGGGGTAGGAGCAGTCAATGAAAATGACGTGATGCTAGCTTCAGCATCATCAGCTATAATAATAGGTTTTAATGTTCGACCAGATACAAGTGCACAAAAAACAGCTAAAAAAGATGGCGTGGACTTAAGACTTTACCGAATAATTTACGATGCTATAGAAGATGTAAAAAAAGCAATGCAAGGTCTTTTAGAGCCTGAATATGAAGAAGTATTTGTAGGGAAAGCAGAAGTAAGACAAACCTTTAAAGCATCAAAAATAGGAACTATAGCTGGTAGTTATGTTACAGAAGGAAAAATGGTTAAGGGTTACGGAGTACGCTTAATAAGAGATGGCATTGTGATATACGAAGGAAAGCTGGATACTCTTAAGAGGTTTAAGGATGATGTTAAAGAAGTAAACACAGGGTATGAGTGTGGGATTTTATTGGAAAACTTTAATGATGTAAAAGACGGTGATATGGTGGAGTGCTTTACTGAACAAGAAGTAAAACCAGTTTAA
- a CDS encoding aspartyl-phosphate phosphatase Spo0E family protein, producing the protein MTHFGKERVDLIKEIEELRKLLNKSYKSNTKLDNQHIIKLSMEMDNKINRLMQLKGKKGG; encoded by the coding sequence ATGACCCATTTTGGTAAAGAGAGAGTTGATCTTATTAAGGAGATAGAAGAGTTAAGAAAACTTTTAAATAAAAGTTACAAATCTAATACTAAACTAGATAATCAACACATAATTAAACTTAGTATGGAGATGGATAATAAGATCAACAGACTTATGCAGTTAAAGGGTAAAAAAGGGGGCTAA
- the dpsA gene encoding dipicolinate synthase subunit DpsA, whose translation MSVIHLIGGDDRELYLSESLKSKGYTLRLWGFENKGFDKFNLETINKAIKPSDQILFPMSGTNEHGVVKGKYSKVPIVIDESFFLQLPNNTTICIGWARQWFLDLAQKYRCAVKQVANDDELAILNSIPSAEGAIQMAIENSEITIHGSKVLVIGFGRCGITLARKLYGLGAKITIVTRNPVNLARAFEMGFESIHPNQANSYYNNAEIIFNTAPTMVLTKNELDLLKKVEVIIDIASSPGGVDFAYSKKIGVKALLAPGLPGVIAPKTAGKMLGKVLPKFLKEEI comes from the coding sequence ATGAGTGTTATTCATCTTATTGGCGGTGACGATAGGGAACTATATTTATCAGAGAGTCTCAAAAGTAAAGGTTATACTTTAAGACTATGGGGTTTTGAAAATAAGGGGTTTGATAAGTTTAATTTAGAAACGATTAATAAAGCAATTAAACCATCAGACCAAATATTATTTCCAATGTCGGGCACTAATGAACATGGTGTAGTAAAAGGAAAGTACTCAAAAGTTCCAATTGTGATTGATGAGTCATTTTTTTTGCAGCTTCCGAATAATACTACTATCTGTATAGGATGGGCAAGGCAGTGGTTTTTAGATTTAGCTCAAAAATATCGATGCGCTGTAAAGCAAGTAGCTAATGACGATGAGTTAGCAATATTAAACTCCATCCCGTCTGCAGAAGGAGCTATTCAAATGGCTATTGAGAACTCTGAAATCACAATTCATGGCTCTAAAGTATTGGTTATTGGTTTTGGAAGATGTGGAATTACTCTAGCTAGAAAGTTATATGGGCTAGGAGCAAAAATAACTATTGTGACAAGGAATCCTGTAAACTTAGCTCGAGCATTTGAAATGGGTTTTGAAAGTATTCACCCAAATCAAGCTAATTCATACTATAATAACGCAGAGATAATTTTTAATACCGCCCCTACCATGGTTTTAACTAAAAACGAATTGGACTTATTAAAAAAAGTTGAGGTGATTATAGATATTGCTTCATCTCCTGGTGGAGTGGATTTTGCTTACTCAAAAAAAATTGGTGTCAAAGCTTTATTGGCTCCAGGACTACCAGGTGTCATCGCACCCAAAACGGCTGGTAAGATGCTGGGAAAAGTCTTGCCAAAATTTTTAAAGGAGGAGATTTAA
- the rbfA gene encoding 30S ribosome-binding factor RbfA, with translation MSQRATKLGEAIKIEINDIIQKRLKDPRVGFLTITSVDVTSDLRESTIFFTVYGSEQEKKDTLTGVEKAKGFIRSELGKRLKVRHVPELYFKFDYSLEYGNKIDKLLKDIHDER, from the coding sequence ATGTCTCAAAGAGCAACGAAGTTAGGAGAAGCTATAAAAATAGAAATTAACGACATTATCCAAAAACGCTTAAAGGATCCAAGAGTTGGATTTTTAACAATTACAAGTGTTGATGTAACAAGTGACTTAAGAGAATCGACTATATTTTTCACAGTGTATGGCAGTGAACAAGAAAAAAAAGATACCCTAACAGGAGTAGAAAAGGCTAAGGGATTTATTCGCTCAGAGTTGGGGAAACGTTTAAAGGTGAGACATGTACCAGAGTTATATTTTAAGTTTGATTATTCTTTAGAGTATGGTAATAAGATAGATAAATTATTAAAGGATATTCATGATGAAAGATAG
- the rpsO gene encoding 30S ribosomal protein S15 → MTFDKQKVIEEFKTHEGDTGSPEVQIAVLTHRINQLNDHFKTHKKDFHSRRGLLKMVGKRRNLLNYLKDKDIERYRTLIQKLNIRK, encoded by the coding sequence ATGACTTTTGACAAACAAAAAGTAATTGAAGAGTTTAAAACTCATGAAGGGGATACAGGATCTCCAGAAGTACAAATTGCAGTTTTAACACATAGGATTAATCAATTAAACGACCATTTTAAAACCCATAAAAAGGACTTTCATTCTAGAAGAGGTCTTCTTAAAATGGTTGGTAAAAGACGTAATCTTTTGAACTATTTAAAAGACAAAGATATCGAAAGATACAGAACCTTAATTCAAAAGCTAAACATCAGAAAGTAA
- a CDS encoding polysaccharide deacetylase family protein, protein MKYYIKTIKFKTLVIIFLLKFHLIILLAGLSIYNSATTVSQNVFFGEFDLGGVKKEEVENYLNSVANNYYIEPSEAYIDPETQSLIPHLNGFELNVEKTAEKIISSSKGESVQPVLNTIFPETKVNDFSDIPIYQGHPTKKMASFVINVSWGTEYLLEMLDILEDNDCQANFFLVGKWADENEDIVRKIHKGGHVIGNHGYSDPYMSKIPEREIIEEIEKTNTAIENVIDKRPVYFSPPYGEKEKRIFKTASDTDMVNVLWSLDTIDWQRPGSENMADRILDNIHNGAIILMHPTEQTPQALEMMIKGIRDKGYEIVDMEKMLCPNYHKGNFGELKQNFK, encoded by the coding sequence ATGAAATATTATATCAAAACTATAAAGTTTAAAACATTAGTAATAATCTTTTTACTTAAATTTCATTTAATAATATTGTTAGCAGGTTTATCTATTTATAATTCTGCAACTACTGTGAGCCAAAACGTATTTTTTGGTGAATTTGATTTGGGTGGGGTAAAAAAGGAAGAAGTTGAAAATTATCTTAATTCAGTAGCTAATAATTACTATATAGAGCCCTCAGAAGCATATATAGATCCTGAAACCCAAAGCTTAATACCACATTTAAACGGTTTTGAGTTAAATGTGGAAAAAACTGCAGAAAAAATTATTAGCTCTTCTAAAGGAGAATCTGTGCAACCAGTGCTAAACACAATTTTTCCTGAAACGAAAGTGAATGATTTTTCTGATATTCCAATTTATCAAGGGCACCCCACTAAAAAAATGGCTTCTTTTGTGATAAATGTTTCTTGGGGAACAGAATATTTATTAGAGATGCTAGATATATTGGAAGATAACGATTGTCAAGCAAACTTTTTTTTAGTTGGTAAGTGGGCTGATGAAAACGAAGACATAGTGAGGAAAATACATAAGGGCGGCCATGTTATTGGCAATCACGGATATTCTGATCCTTATATGAGCAAAATTCCAGAAAGAGAAATTATTGAAGAAATAGAGAAAACAAACACTGCTATAGAAAATGTTATAGATAAAAGGCCAGTTTACTTTAGCCCTCCATACGGAGAAAAAGAAAAGAGAATTTTTAAAACAGCTTCTGATACTGATATGGTAAATGTTTTATGGAGTTTAGATACCATAGACTGGCAACGGCCCGGTTCTGAAAATATGGCAGATAGAATCCTTGATAATATCCATAATGGTGCAATTATTTTAATGCACCCTACAGAACAAACTCCCCAAGCCTTAGAAATGATGATTAAAGGCATTAGGGATAAAGGTTATGAGATTGTTGATATGGAGAAGATGCTTTGTCCTAATTATCATAAAGGCAACTTCGGAGAATTAAAACAAAATTTTAAATAA
- a CDS encoding polyribonucleotide nucleotidyltransferase, with product MSKTYTYNFAGRDLVVETLKYSQQANGSAMLKYGDTSVLVNATASKEAKEGVNFFPLTVDYEERLYAVGKIPGGFIKREGRPSEKAVLAARLTDRPLRPLFPDGFRNAVHVVCTVMSVDQDNLPEITAINGASIALCISDIPFDGPVGAVSVGLVNNEIIINPTSEQRDNTDLNLTVAGTEDAIMMVEAGANEVSEDLILDALMKAHEEIKKIVKFQKEIIMEIGKEKMEVQLHSVDLEAEQKVRSLASNSLKEAIQTFDKQKREENIENVKDDVFKQLEEFYGDDFAEKQSDISEVISNIVKEEVRNSILNDGLRPDGRTPDEIRPVTCEVDILPRTHGSGLFKRGQTQVLSVCTLGPLGDVQILDGIDLEESKRYIHHYNFPPFSVGEPGFMRGPGRREIGHGALAERALEPMIPSEEEFPYTIRLVSEVLESNGSSSMGSVCASTLSLMQAGVPLKKPVSGIAMGLVIGNDKYQVLTDIQGMEDFLGDMDFKVAGTQDGITALQMDIKVAGINKEILSNAIKLGKKNYLKIMDKMLQTIERPNKLLSKYAPKIIQFKINPDKIRDVIGPGGKMINQIIEQTGVKIDIEPDGKVFIAAVDQESGDKALKIIEDLTAEVEVGKNYQAKVTRVEKYGAFAEVLPGKEGLIHISQLDLERVNKTEDIVKLGDTIEVKVTDIDDKGRVNLSRKAILKEEQKNE from the coding sequence ATGAGCAAAACTTATACTTATAATTTTGCTGGAAGAGATTTGGTCGTTGAAACGCTAAAATACTCTCAGCAAGCGAATGGTTCTGCAATGTTAAAGTATGGTGACACCTCAGTATTAGTCAACGCTACAGCATCAAAAGAAGCCAAAGAAGGAGTTAATTTTTTCCCATTAACAGTTGATTATGAAGAAAGATTGTATGCAGTTGGGAAAATACCAGGTGGCTTTATAAAAAGGGAGGGAAGACCTTCTGAAAAAGCTGTTCTTGCAGCAAGGTTAACGGATAGGCCTTTAAGGCCACTGTTTCCAGACGGGTTTAGAAATGCAGTTCATGTAGTATGCACTGTTATGTCTGTTGATCAGGATAACCTTCCTGAAATTACAGCAATTAATGGGGCTTCAATAGCCCTTTGCATTTCAGATATTCCATTTGATGGACCTGTTGGAGCTGTTTCAGTTGGATTAGTCAATAATGAAATTATAATAAATCCAACCTCCGAACAACGTGATAACACTGACCTAAATTTGACTGTAGCTGGTACAGAAGATGCTATCATGATGGTGGAGGCAGGAGCTAATGAAGTTTCTGAAGATTTAATTTTAGATGCTTTAATGAAAGCTCATGAAGAGATTAAAAAGATTGTAAAATTCCAAAAAGAAATTATCATGGAAATAGGTAAAGAAAAGATGGAAGTTCAGCTACATAGTGTGGATTTAGAAGCTGAACAAAAAGTAAGGTCGTTAGCTTCTAATTCTCTAAAAGAAGCAATTCAGACTTTTGACAAGCAAAAGAGAGAAGAGAATATAGAAAATGTTAAAGATGATGTTTTTAAGCAGTTAGAAGAATTTTATGGTGATGATTTTGCAGAAAAGCAAAGTGATATTAGTGAAGTGATTTCAAATATAGTGAAAGAAGAAGTTAGAAACAGTATCCTTAATGATGGTCTACGACCGGATGGACGCACACCTGATGAAATTAGGCCGGTTACGTGTGAAGTTGACATTTTGCCAAGGACTCATGGATCAGGGTTGTTTAAAAGGGGACAAACTCAAGTTCTTAGTGTTTGTACTTTAGGACCTTTAGGTGATGTCCAAATTTTAGATGGAATTGATTTAGAGGAATCTAAGCGCTATATACACCACTATAACTTTCCACCTTTCAGCGTTGGGGAGCCTGGATTTATGAGGGGGCCAGGAAGGCGGGAGATTGGTCATGGAGCTTTAGCAGAGCGAGCTTTAGAGCCTATGATTCCTTCCGAAGAGGAATTCCCTTATACAATTAGGTTAGTTTCAGAAGTTCTAGAATCAAACGGCTCTTCTTCTATGGGGAGTGTTTGTGCTAGTACGCTATCTTTAATGCAAGCTGGAGTTCCCTTAAAAAAACCGGTATCTGGTATAGCTATGGGTCTTGTCATAGGTAATGATAAATATCAAGTGCTAACTGATATCCAAGGAATGGAAGATTTCTTGGGAGATATGGATTTTAAAGTTGCAGGAACTCAAGATGGTATTACAGCGTTGCAAATGGATATTAAAGTCGCTGGAATAAATAAAGAAATTTTATCAAATGCAATTAAGTTAGGAAAGAAAAACTATCTAAAAATAATGGATAAAATGCTGCAAACGATAGAAAGACCAAATAAATTACTTTCTAAGTATGCACCTAAAATTATTCAATTTAAAATTAATCCTGACAAAATTAGAGACGTAATTGGTCCTGGCGGTAAAATGATTAACCAAATTATCGAACAAACAGGTGTTAAAATCGATATTGAGCCTGATGGTAAAGTATTTATAGCAGCTGTAGATCAGGAATCTGGAGATAAGGCTTTAAAAATAATTGAAGACTTGACTGCAGAAGTTGAGGTCGGGAAAAATTATCAAGCTAAAGTAACTAGAGTGGAGAAATATGGTGCATTTGCTGAGGTGCTTCCTGGCAAAGAGGGACTAATTCATATCTCTCAACTAGATTTAGAAAGAGTTAATAAAACTGAAGATATTGTAAAATTAGGAGACACTATAGAGGTTAAGGTTACCGATATAGATGATAAAGGAAGAGTCAATCTGTCGCGTAAGGCTATTCTTAAAGAAGAACAAAAAAATGAATAG